From a single Okeanomitos corallinicola TIOX110 genomic region:
- a CDS encoding M28 family peptidase → MTLKQRLLNHLQEVARERDPYIASAGHFFVQEYIRQQFSQYGSVEIHTFKVGSKSCSNLILNLPAQPRKYPVNLPLILIGAHYDGVPGTVAADDNATGVAVLLELARSFAQEPAKYPLRLIAFDMEEYGLLGSADYAALLHQQGERLRLMISLEMLGYKDSTAGSQKYPGFLDKFYPSRGDFIGLIGNLRTLGDLISLSRNMSKAGVSSQWLTTPNRGLFVPQTRLSDHAPFWDQGYPAMMVTDTAFMRNPNYHKPSDTIASLDLDFLTGVCEGLELGIRGL, encoded by the coding sequence TTGACTTTAAAACAACGATTACTCAATCATCTCCAAGAAGTAGCACGGGAACGAGATCCTTACATAGCCAGTGCTGGACATTTCTTCGTGCAAGAATACATTCGCCAACAATTTTCCCAATATGGAAGTGTGGAAATCCACACCTTTAAAGTTGGTAGTAAAAGCTGTAGTAACCTGATTTTAAATTTACCTGCCCAGCCCAGAAAATATCCGGTGAATTTACCACTGATTTTAATTGGCGCTCATTATGATGGTGTACCTGGGACTGTGGCTGCTGATGATAATGCTACTGGGGTGGCGGTTTTATTGGAGTTGGCGAGAAGTTTCGCCCAAGAACCCGCCAAATATCCTTTACGTCTGATAGCTTTTGATATGGAGGAGTATGGTTTGTTGGGTAGTGCTGATTATGCGGCTTTATTACACCAACAGGGGGAACGTCTGCGGTTGATGATTTCTTTGGAGATGTTAGGTTATAAGGATTCTACTGCCGGTTCGCAAAAGTATCCAGGGTTTTTGGATAAGTTTTACCCCAGTCGTGGCGATTTTATCGGTTTAATTGGTAATTTGCGAACTTTGGGGGATTTAATCAGTCTCAGCCGCAATATGAGTAAGGCTGGTGTTTCTAGTCAATGGCTAACTACCCCAAATCGGGGCTTATTTGTTCCTCAAACTCGACTCAGTGATCATGCACCGTTTTGGGATCAAGGTTATCCGGCTATGATGGTGACGGATACGGCGTTTATGCGAAATCCTAATTATCACAAACCTAGCGATACTATTGCTAGTTTGGATTTGGATTTTCTCACGGGTGTTTGTGAGGGTTTGGAATTGGGTATTAGGGGTTTATAG
- the bcp gene encoding thioredoxin-dependent thiol peroxidase, which produces MTNIPEIGKPAPNFSTPDQNDQIVNLTDFSQWVVLYFYPKDNTPGCTTEAIDFTNLSAEFTALNAKIIGVSPDSSTSHCKFITKHNLSITLLTDPEHQLIESYGAWGLKKFMGKEYMGVIRSTFLISPDKNITHVWSNVKTKGHAQAVLKKLQELSVK; this is translated from the coding sequence ATGACAAACATTCCCGAAATTGGAAAACCAGCACCTAATTTTTCCACCCCAGATCAAAATGATCAAATTGTGAATTTAACTGATTTTTCACAGTGGGTAGTCCTTTATTTTTATCCTAAAGATAACACACCTGGATGTACAACAGAAGCCATAGATTTTACTAATTTATCCGCAGAATTCACTGCTTTGAACGCCAAAATTATTGGTGTAAGTCCAGACTCAAGTACATCCCATTGTAAGTTTATTACTAAGCACAATTTATCAATTACCCTATTAACTGATCCCGAACATCAATTAATAGAATCCTACGGTGCTTGGGGATTAAAAAAATTCATGGGTAAAGAATATATGGGTGTAATTCGTTCCACTTTTTTGATTTCACCTGATAAAAATATTACCCATGTTTGGTCAAATGTGAAAACAAAAGGTCATGCACAAGCAGTCCTGAAAAAACTGCAAGAACTAAGCGTGAAATAA
- a CDS encoding DUF2267 domain-containing protein produces MTMTGLDTFDATIQKTIPWINELEKELKWENKHQVFQGLRATLHTLRDRLTVEEAAHLGAQLPILLRGFYYENWRPGAKPTKDKTKAEFLQHIDHYFRNVNADIDAETLVRAVFKVMSQRVSPGEIADVLQMMPSALKELWPETVRT; encoded by the coding sequence ATGACAATGACAGGATTAGATACTTTTGATGCGACGATACAAAAAACAATTCCTTGGATAAATGAATTAGAAAAAGAATTAAAGTGGGAAAATAAACATCAAGTTTTTCAAGGTTTGCGAGCTACATTACACACTTTGCGCGATCGCTTAACGGTGGAAGAAGCTGCACATTTAGGAGCGCAGTTACCAATTCTTTTACGGGGATTTTACTACGAAAATTGGCGACCTGGTGCAAAACCAACTAAAGATAAAACCAAGGCAGAATTTTTACAGCATATTGATCATTATTTCCGCAATGTTAATGCTGATATTGATGCAGAAACTTTAGTTCGTGCTGTTTTTAAGGTAATGTCTCAAAGAGTTTCCCCAGGAGAAATTGCAGATGTTTTACAGATGATGCCATCTGCTTTAAAAGAACTTTGGCCGGAAACTGTGCGTACTTAG
- a CDS encoding protein kinase, with protein sequence MFTGTILQNGKYTITQEIGRGGFGVTFKATHHYLGQEVVMKTINERLRQHPDFPKFERQFQDEARRLATCIHPNIVRVSDFFTENGLPYMVMEYIPGDTLGQAFVLPGIPLSEETGIHYIRQIGAALQVVHNNGLLHRDIKPDNIILRLGAQEVVLIDFGIAREFNGGVKQTHTGLVSEGYAPIEQYLTQAPRTPATDVYGLAATLYALLTGQVPTPALLRDREPMPSPRELQPHISASTNQAIMRGMALESKFRPATVAEWLQLLPGNGWERIPQSLTQPAPTVDLSVFQSEKRQTPPSVSLPSPSSIALGAKTAVKASEKIITSKVFIGVGAFLITVMAGFSMTRMLLKSQSRLEPQPLVEEPAEEPTTSKPVVRNTSPQPTPIFSPRESVSTRQRWRKRSVTPETNPENDVVPETAPEDNSAETPGRKTQQNTPEPVTTSTPSLIEKLREAKSKSSPQATPSPENTPSIMIENKSPSPPKKLDNSVVIPVSPTPKNSVVVPVMPTQSSKSTDSSAVVVPTQEAETNSAANN encoded by the coding sequence ATGTTTACAGGTACAATTTTACAGAATGGAAAATATACCATCACCCAAGAAATAGGGAGAGGTGGATTTGGTGTTACTTTCAAAGCTACGCATCATTACTTAGGTCAAGAAGTGGTGATGAAAACTATTAATGAACGCCTCAGACAACATCCAGATTTTCCTAAATTTGAGCGTCAATTTCAAGATGAAGCTAGAAGATTAGCTACTTGCATTCATCCTAATATTGTGCGGGTGAGTGACTTTTTTACGGAGAATGGTCTACCTTACATGGTAATGGAATACATTCCCGGAGATACTTTAGGTCAAGCTTTTGTGTTACCTGGGATACCTTTGTCGGAGGAGACAGGGATTCATTATATCCGCCAAATTGGGGCAGCTTTGCAGGTGGTACACAATAACGGGTTGCTGCATAGAGATATTAAACCTGATAATATTATTCTTCGCCTAGGAGCGCAGGAAGTAGTTTTAATTGATTTTGGTATAGCTAGAGAATTTAACGGTGGTGTTAAACAAACTCACACTGGTTTAGTTAGTGAGGGTTATGCACCGATTGAACAGTATTTAACTCAAGCACCACGCACCCCAGCAACTGATGTTTATGGTTTGGCTGCAACTTTATATGCACTTTTAACAGGACAAGTTCCTACACCAGCTTTATTACGGGATAGAGAACCTATGCCTTCTCCTCGTGAGTTGCAACCCCATATTAGTGCATCTACGAACCAAGCCATCATGAGGGGTATGGCGTTAGAGTCTAAATTTCGTCCAGCTACAGTGGCAGAATGGTTACAATTACTACCGGGCAACGGCTGGGAAAGAATTCCCCAGTCACTGACTCAACCAGCGCCAACTGTTGATTTATCGGTTTTTCAATCAGAAAAGCGGCAAACACCACCGTCTGTTTCACTTCCTAGTCCGAGTTCCATTGCATTAGGGGCAAAAACCGCTGTTAAGGCATCCGAGAAAATCATTACATCGAAAGTATTTATAGGTGTTGGTGCGTTTTTGATCACTGTGATGGCAGGATTTAGTATGACAAGGATGTTATTAAAATCTCAATCACGGTTAGAACCTCAGCCACTGGTGGAAGAACCTGCTGAAGAACCTACTACTTCAAAACCTGTAGTTAGGAATACATCACCTCAACCTACACCTATCTTTTCCCCTCGTGAGTCCGTATCTACACGACAGCGCTGGCGTAAACGTTCTGTTACTCCAGAAACTAATCCTGAGAATGATGTTGTCCCAGAAACTGCACCTGAAGATAATTCCGCAGAAACTCCTGGACGTAAAACTCAGCAAAATACTCCTGAACCTGTAACTACTTCCACTCCATCCCTAATAGAGAAACTGAGAGAAGCTAAATCTAAATCATCTCCTCAAGCGACTCCATCTCCAGAAAATACCCCTTCAATTATGATTGAAAATAAGAGTCCATCCCCGCCGAAAAAATTAGATAATTCTGTAGTTATACCTGTGTCACCAACACCTAAAAATTCTGTCGTTGTACCTGTAATGCCGACACAGTCGTCTAAAAGTACGGATTCTTCTGCGGTAGTTGTGCCAACCCAAGAAGCTGAGACAAATTCTGCTGCTAATAATTAA
- a CDS encoding J domain-containing protein: protein MQNLQNFRDYYEILGVTKDASSEEIKKVYRRLARQYHPDLNPGNKEAEEKFKTVGEAYEILSDPSRRSQYDQFSRYWQQKGFASGSKQTPKPKGWGENRTNSRTTQNVDPSEFPDFESFINQVIGVSSRKETKKPPTGATTDPFRSTRTKVAYTVNTPPRTARRDIEARLTLPLEKAYQGGNERIRLEDGRSLEVTMPPAMVTGQTIRLRNQGIGGGDLYLKITVDPHPLFKLEGTNIFCQIPVTPSEAVLGGQVEAPTLDGPVKMTIPPAVRSGQRFRLANKGYPIEGGKRGDQLVEIQIVTPKNLTDAERELYEKLREVESFQPRSDILL from the coding sequence ATGCAAAACTTGCAGAATTTCCGCGATTATTACGAGATTTTGGGAGTCACAAAGGATGCTTCCAGCGAAGAAATTAAAAAGGTTTATCGCCGACTAGCAAGGCAATATCATCCTGATTTAAATCCTGGCAATAAAGAAGCAGAAGAAAAATTTAAGACTGTTGGTGAGGCTTACGAAATTCTCTCCGATCCCAGTCGGCGATCGCAATATGATCAGTTTAGTCGCTATTGGCAACAAAAAGGCTTTGCTAGTGGCAGCAAACAAACACCAAAACCCAAAGGTTGGGGAGAAAATCGTACTAACAGCCGTACTACCCAAAATGTAGATCCCAGCGAATTTCCTGATTTTGAAAGTTTTATTAATCAAGTTATTGGTGTTAGCAGTCGCAAAGAAACCAAAAAACCACCAACAGGTGCTACTACAGATCCATTTCGCTCTACTAGAACTAAAGTTGCTTACACAGTTAATACTCCACCGCGAACTGCTCGCAGAGATATAGAAGCAAGATTAACTTTACCATTAGAAAAGGCTTATCAAGGTGGTAATGAAAGAATACGTTTAGAAGATGGGCGATCGCTCGAAGTAACTATGCCCCCAGCTATGGTAACAGGTCAAACCATCCGCTTACGTAATCAAGGCATTGGTGGAGGAGATTTATACTTAAAAATTACCGTTGATCCCCATCCGTTATTTAAACTAGAAGGCACAAATATTTTCTGTCAAATTCCTGTAACTCCCAGTGAAGCTGTTTTAGGTGGACAAGTGGAAGCACCTACCTTAGATGGTCCAGTGAAAATGACCATTCCACCCGCAGTCAGATCCGGTCAAAGATTTCGGTTAGCTAATAAGGGTTATCCCATAGAAGGTGGAAAACGAGGTGATCAATTAGTAGAAATTCAGATAGTTACACCTAAAAATCTCACAGATGCAGAACGGGAGCTTTACGAAAAATTACGGGAAGTTGAAAGCTTTCAGCCTCGTAGTGATATACTCCTTTGA
- a CDS encoding glycosyltransferase family 39 protein, translating into MPIEKVFEFDPDEGIALTQANLYSKGIINSHLQSWSDQPPLFPILISKYLDFFSIHISNARILTLLFATLLIWSFGQILRLSVGKSTAIITIFLLIISINFLRLSVSVMKAIPCLSLGMLSIYFSILYTLNLQRHWLILSGIILALSLQIKMIMIFLMPIIIIYLLISSYEISLPGLKNISTPNIVNLLKSPISIWLFSLSTVFITIGLITQSLNLEKILLFHLSPNLKDNFSTHNSFQDVIYIYLQNFDALLLSLLGCKYQNATEKDINNTFQKHIYKIPVSWLIIITIIFLKHKPIWYHYIILISVPLIWLSAYGIKEVLEQLKLVKIQQYQFSKFALFTICFTLLVIPVKLGVIQWENHSFIQKSSVRFANLERILSYKNQSQWLFTDIGMYGFYSQLNIPPEITVISRKRLGSGTLKSDFLIKVLEKYQPEQILINRFPHLADLIKPYVEKYYQEIYTDKSTKHYLKNDIQKIP; encoded by the coding sequence ATGCCTATTGAGAAAGTATTTGAATTTGATCCAGATGAAGGAATTGCTCTTACACAAGCTAATTTATATAGTAAGGGAATAATTAATAGCCACTTACAATCTTGGTCAGATCAACCTCCTCTTTTTCCAATTCTCATATCTAAATATCTAGATTTTTTTAGTATTCATATCAGTAATGCTAGAATATTAACTTTGTTATTTGCTACGTTATTAATTTGGTCTTTTGGTCAGATTCTCAGGTTATCTGTAGGAAAGTCCACAGCTATTATCACCATATTTTTACTAATTATTTCGATTAACTTTTTAAGACTAAGTGTCTCAGTAATGAAAGCTATTCCTTGTCTTAGTTTGGGAATGCTATCTATTTATTTTTCTATTTTATATACTCTGAACTTACAAAGACATTGGTTAATTTTGTCAGGAATTATACTTGCTTTATCTTTACAGATAAAAATGATTATGATATTTTTGATGCCGATAATTATTATTTATTTATTGATAAGTTCCTATGAAATATCACTACCAGGACTAAAAAATATCTCCACCCCTAACATTGTTAATCTTTTAAAATCACCTATTTCTATCTGGTTATTTTCTTTAAGTACAGTATTTATCACTATTGGATTGATCACTCAATCTTTAAATTTAGAAAAAATCTTGTTGTTTCACCTTTCACCAAACCTCAAAGATAATTTTTCAACTCATAACAGTTTCCAAGATGTAATTTATATCTATTTACAAAATTTTGATGCTTTACTCTTGAGTTTATTAGGATGCAAATACCAAAATGCAACTGAAAAAGATATTAATAATACTTTCCAAAAACACATTTATAAAATTCCTGTATCATGGTTAATAATTATCACTATTATTTTTCTCAAGCATAAACCTATTTGGTATCACTATATAATTCTGATTTCTGTACCTTTAATCTGGTTGAGTGCTTATGGAATTAAGGAGGTTTTGGAACAATTGAAACTGGTTAAAATTCAACAATATCAATTTTCTAAGTTCGCTCTTTTTACCATCTGTTTTACTTTATTGGTAATTCCTGTGAAACTGGGGGTAATTCAATGGGAAAACCACAGTTTTATACAAAAATCTTCAGTTAGGTTTGCAAATTTAGAAAGAATTTTAAGCTATAAAAATCAAAGTCAATGGTTATTTACTGATATCGGAATGTATGGTTTTTACAGTCAACTTAATATTCCTCCAGAAATAACAGTTATTTCCCGGAAAAGATTAGGTTCTGGAACTTTGAAATCAGATTTTTTGATCAAGGTTTTGGAAAAATATCAACCAGAACAAATTTTGATTAATAGATTTCCCCATCTTGCTGATTTAATCAAACCTTATGTGGAAAAATATTACCAAGAAATTTATACAGATAAATCTACAAAGCACTATCTAAAAAATGATATTCAAAAAATACCTTGA
- a CDS encoding lipoxygenase family protein yields MEKQPSLQEQQGYYRYDPNHLDQKGYARLFPYTGEDGTIRYIAKKLGEDLLAQGKLSAPWSLLINELDQKLGDLKENWFNISTLLVNCQVFQSGWFNFDLPPNEQFNSSYIQERKKLIQIISAIKKAVEKVDQKLPPSQKNAEQRKLFYQALTKDGNFQTPVMSFIHQRDGGLSDREFVRQRLAGANPTIIRRVQANDKDLIQSLATQPYKLANNGGVDLIKSASENKLFIADYPIFKDLQITDLQNGKYVGSPVALFHHTDKGLEPVLIELEKGRIITPAISGDLADDWMRAKLYVQTADATHHELIAHLSYTHLAMEALAIATPRQLPTNHPVYQLLSPHFKFLIAINHRANSILLEPGSAVDNLFAPTLPTSYKLTNKAYREKSFWYYSLLNDIEVRGIEPKLLPDFPYRDDSLLLWEAIAKYTTRYLQRYYPDDKAVVQDIYLQNWAEELGAPLNTRPKSDFPHIPAWLPQELITASGIEPQELPSYPRVPGFTKIGSLQQLIDIATIVIFTCGPQHAALNFSQFDYFGYAPNAPLANYSRPGTPATLEEFLPPTSKDFQQMQLSFALGGINWSKLGSSDLIQFADRIDRQILNQFQNDLWEIESKIKSRNQQRLINSGVEYPYLLPSRIPNSINI; encoded by the coding sequence ATGGAAAAACAGCCATCTTTGCAAGAACAACAAGGTTACTATCGCTATGATCCTAATCATTTAGACCAAAAGGGATATGCAAGATTATTTCCCTACACTGGGGAAGATGGAACTATCCGTTATATAGCTAAAAAGTTAGGAGAAGATTTATTAGCACAGGGTAAACTATCAGCACCTTGGAGTTTATTGATTAATGAATTAGATCAGAAACTTGGTGATTTAAAAGAAAACTGGTTTAATATCTCGACTTTATTGGTAAATTGTCAGGTTTTCCAGTCTGGTTGGTTCAATTTTGATTTACCCCCCAATGAACAATTTAATAGTAGTTATATTCAGGAAAGAAAGAAATTAATTCAAATTATTTCAGCTATTAAAAAAGCTGTGGAAAAAGTAGATCAGAAATTACCACCAAGTCAAAAAAATGCTGAACAAAGAAAGTTATTTTATCAAGCATTAACTAAAGATGGTAATTTTCAAACTCCTGTGATGAGTTTCATTCATCAACGGGATGGTGGTTTAAGTGATCGGGAATTTGTCCGTCAACGTTTAGCTGGTGCTAACCCCACAATTATCCGCAGAGTCCAAGCAAATGATAAGGATTTAATTCAAAGTTTAGCTACTCAACCTTATAAATTAGCTAATAATGGTGGAGTTGATTTAATTAAATCTGCTAGTGAGAATAAATTATTTATTGCTGACTATCCAATTTTCAAAGATCTGCAAATTACAGACTTGCAAAATGGTAAATATGTGGGTAGTCCGGTTGCTTTATTTCATCATACAGATAAAGGCTTAGAACCTGTATTAATTGAATTAGAAAAAGGTCGTATTATTACCCCTGCAATTTCTGGAGATTTAGCAGATGATTGGATGAGAGCTAAATTGTATGTGCAAACTGCTGATGCTACTCACCACGAATTAATTGCCCATTTGAGTTATACTCATTTAGCAATGGAAGCCTTAGCTATTGCTACTCCTCGACAGTTACCAACTAATCATCCAGTCTATCAATTATTATCGCCTCATTTTAAATTTTTAATTGCCATTAATCACCGAGCAAATAGTATTTTATTAGAACCAGGTTCAGCAGTTGATAATTTATTTGCTCCTACTTTGCCGACTTCTTATAAATTGACAAATAAAGCCTATCGAGAAAAGTCTTTTTGGTATTATTCCTTGTTAAATGATATTGAAGTTAGAGGCATAGAACCCAAATTATTACCAGACTTTCCCTATCGAGACGATTCTTTGTTATTATGGGAGGCGATCGCTAAATACACAACACGCTATTTACAACGTTATTATCCAGATGATAAAGCAGTTGTCCAAGATATTTATTTACAAAATTGGGCTGAAGAATTAGGCGCTCCTTTAAACACTAGACCAAAATCAGATTTTCCCCACATCCCCGCTTGGTTACCTCAAGAATTAATCACAGCATCAGGAATAGAACCCCAAGAATTACCTTCCTATCCCCGCGTTCCTGGGTTTACAAAAATAGGTAGTTTGCAACAGTTAATAGACATTGCTACTATCGTGATTTTTACCTGTGGTCCCCAACACGCAGCTTTGAATTTTAGTCAATTTGATTATTTTGGTTATGCACCTAATGCACCCTTAGCAAATTATAGTCGTCCAGGTACACCAGCTACTTTAGAAGAATTTCTCCCACCAACATCAAAAGATTTTCAACAAATGCAGTTAAGTTTTGCATTAGGTGGAATTAATTGGAGTAAGTTAGGAAGTTCTGATCTAATTCAGTTTGCAGATAGAATTGATCGGCAAATTCTCAACCAATTTCAAAATGATTTATGGGAAATTGAAAGTAAAATTAAATCCCGAAATCAGCAACGTTTAATTAATAGCGGTGTTGAATATCCCTATCTTTTACCTTCTCGCATTCCTAATAGTATCAATATTTGA
- the dnaK gene encoding molecular chaperone DnaK: MGKVVGIDLGTTNSVVAVMEGGKPVVIANAEGMRTTPSVVGFSKEGERVVGQMARRQTVLNPQNTFFGVKRFIGRRYAELNPDSKRVPYTIRKDEMGNIKVTCPRLNKEFASEEISAMVLKKLADDASRYLGEPVTGAVITVPAYFNDSQRQATRDAGRIAGLEVLRILNEPTAASLAYGLDRGDIVTILVFDLGGGTFDVSVLEVGDGIFEVKSTSGDTQLGGNDFDKKIVDWLAEQFLETEGVDLRRDRQALQRLMEAAEKAKIELSAVSVTDINLPFITATEDGPKHLETRLTRSQFEGLCTDLISRIRKPVKRALKDAGLSPVDIEEVVLVGGSTRMPMVKQLVEDLIGIEPSENVNPDEVVAVGAAIQAGILAGEMKDVLLLDVTPLSLGLETIGGVMKKLIPRNTTIPVRRSDIFSTSENNQNSVEIHAVQGEREMAADNKSLGRFKLYGIPPAPRGIPQIQVSFDIDANGILQVTALDRTTGREQSITIQGASTLSESEINRMIQDAQKFADVDRQRKERVEKRTRSEALILQAERQLREVALEMGMQFARNRRQRIDNICRELRESLKDDDDRGIDQAYSDLQDALYELNREVREYYADDEDEDLFGAIRDIFTGDKEKDYFKEGYRERDTYNRDYGRDYDQDYGRDYSRGSSRENRSPYDSPPPRRSRPSYQDNWDDDDDWL, translated from the coding sequence ATGGGCAAAGTAGTCGGCATAGACTTGGGTACAACCAACTCAGTAGTCGCCGTGATGGAGGGTGGCAAGCCGGTGGTAATTGCCAATGCTGAAGGTATGCGAACCACTCCCTCCGTCGTTGGCTTTAGTAAGGAAGGCGAACGGGTGGTTGGGCAAATGGCCAGAAGGCAAACAGTCCTCAATCCTCAAAATACGTTTTTTGGAGTGAAACGCTTTATCGGTCGCAGGTACGCTGAACTTAACCCCGATTCCAAGCGTGTACCTTACACCATTCGTAAAGATGAAATGGGTAACATTAAAGTTACCTGCCCTCGATTAAATAAGGAATTTGCCTCAGAAGAAATTTCAGCTATGGTGCTGAAGAAATTAGCAGACGATGCTAGTCGTTATTTGGGTGAACCTGTTACTGGGGCTGTCATTACCGTTCCTGCCTATTTTAATGATTCTCAACGCCAAGCCACCCGTGATGCGGGGAGAATAGCTGGTTTAGAAGTATTGCGGATTCTCAATGAACCTACCGCCGCATCCTTAGCCTACGGATTAGATCGAGGTGATATAGTTACCATCTTAGTATTTGATTTGGGTGGTGGTACTTTCGATGTTTCTGTTCTAGAAGTTGGTGATGGCATATTTGAAGTAAAATCCACCAGTGGAGATACCCAATTAGGTGGTAATGATTTTGACAAAAAAATAGTTGATTGGTTGGCAGAACAGTTTTTAGAGACAGAAGGGGTAGATTTAAGACGCGATCGCCAAGCGTTACAAAGGTTGATGGAAGCAGCCGAAAAAGCCAAAATAGAACTTTCCGCCGTCAGTGTCACAGATATTAACTTACCCTTCATCACCGCCACAGAGGATGGACCCAAACATTTAGAAACTCGCCTCACCCGTTCCCAGTTTGAAGGCTTGTGTACAGACTTAATCAGCCGGATCCGCAAACCAGTCAAACGGGCGTTAAAAGATGCCGGACTATCACCTGTAGATATTGAAGAAGTGGTATTAGTAGGTGGTTCAACCAGAATGCCAATGGTAAAACAACTGGTAGAAGATTTAATCGGTATTGAACCAAGCGAAAATGTTAACCCTGATGAAGTAGTAGCCGTAGGTGCAGCCATTCAAGCTGGTATCCTGGCTGGGGAAATGAAGGATGTACTACTGTTAGATGTTACACCCCTATCATTAGGTTTAGAAACCATTGGCGGTGTCATGAAAAAATTGATTCCCCGGAATACAACTATACCAGTACGGCGATCTGATATTTTCTCTACCTCTGAAAATAACCAAAACAGTGTAGAAATTCACGCCGTCCAAGGGGAAAGGGAAATGGCCGCCGATAATAAATCTTTGGGGCGGTTTAAGTTGTATGGCATTCCCCCAGCACCTAGAGGTATTCCTCAAATTCAAGTATCTTTTGATATTGATGCCAATGGGATTTTACAGGTAACAGCTTTAGATCGGACAACCGGTAGAGAACAAAGTATTACCATTCAAGGTGCATCTACCTTGAGTGAGTCAGAAATCAATAGAATGATTCAAGATGCTCAAAAATTTGCTGATGTTGACCGTCAAAGGAAAGAGAGGGTAGAAAAACGGACTCGTTCAGAAGCCTTGATTTTACAAGCGGAACGGCAATTAAGGGAAGTGGCCTTAGAAATGGGAATGCAGTTTGCTCGCAACCGTCGTCAACGCATTGATAACATTTGTCGGGAACTGCGCGAAAGTTTAAAAGATGATGATGATCGCGGCATAGATCAGGCTTACTCTGATTTACAAGATGCTCTCTATGAGCTAAATCGAGAAGTCCGTGAGTATTATGCTGATGATGAAGATGAAGACTTGTTTGGAGCTATCCGTGACATCTTCACAGGTGATAAAGAAAAGGATTATTTCAAAGAAGGCTATCGAGAACGAGACACATACAACCGAGATTACGGTAGAGACTATGATCAGGATTATGGCAGAGATTATAGTCGTGGATCTAGTCGAGAAAATCGTTCACCCTATGATAGTCCTCCACCACGGCGCAGTCGTCCTAGTTACCAAGATAACTGGGATGATGATGATGATTGGCTATAA
- a CDS encoding FAD-binding domain-containing protein encodes MLSDFTSREELIAYLRSEFPQAAERDDHISATLGGRKAAAATLKKVDPIAYAKTRNSLTGAVTRLSPYIRHGVLSLREIRDDVLDRVKNSEDASKLINELGWRDYWQRLYIKLGKGIWENQEEYKTGYKPADYAAKLPADISEGKTGMVCVDSFSQELRETGYLHNHIRMWLAAYIIHWRRIQWQAGARWFLQHLLDGDPASNNMSWQWVASTFSHKPYFFNRENLERYTKGVYCRQCPLYGSCDFEGSYEELEARLFPQGEFAKKPNSQSWQKGKKNR; translated from the coding sequence ATGCTAAGTGATTTTACCAGTCGAGAGGAATTAATAGCTTACCTCCGTTCGGAGTTTCCCCAAGCAGCAGAAAGAGATGATCACATCAGTGCTACTCTGGGAGGCAGAAAAGCCGCAGCAGCAACTCTCAAAAAAGTAGATCCTATAGCCTACGCGAAAACACGTAATTCTTTAACTGGTGCAGTTACTAGGTTATCACCTTACATTCGTCATGGTGTATTGAGTTTGCGGGAAATTCGAGATGATGTTTTAGATCGGGTCAAAAATTCAGAGGATGCTAGTAAGTTAATCAATGAATTAGGTTGGCGTGACTACTGGCAAAGGCTGTATATTAAGTTAGGAAAGGGTATTTGGGAAAATCAGGAAGAATATAAAACTGGGTATAAACCAGCAGACTATGCAGCAAAATTACCCGCTGATATTTCTGAAGGGAAAACGGGAATGGTTTGTGTTGATAGTTTTAGTCAAGAATTGCGGGAAACCGGTTATTTACACAACCATATTAGAATGTGGTTAGCAGCTTATATTATCCACTGGCGACGGATTCAATGGCAAGCCGGTGCAAGATGGTTTTTACAACATTTATTAGATGGTGATCCTGCTAGTAATAATATGTCATGGCAATGGGTCGCGAGTACCTTCAGTCACAAACCTTATTTTTTCAATCGGGAAAATTTAGAACGTTACACAAAAGGGGTTTATTGTCGTCAATGTCCACTTTATGGAAGTTGTGATTTTGAAGGTAGTTATGAAGAGTTAGAAGCGCGACTTTTTCCTCAAGGGGAGTTTGCTAAAAAGCCTAATAGTCAAAGTTGGCAGAAGGGGAAAAAAAATAGATAA